Below is a genomic region from Actinomadura sp. NAK00032.
CGGCCTCGACGGCCTTCTCGTGCCAGCCGAGCCGCCGCCTGATCGTGGAGAGGTACACCAGGGCCTGCCCCTCGCCCTGCCGGTCGGTGATCGTGCGGCGGATCTTCAGCGCCTCCTCGGCGTGGGCGCGGGCCTGGAGGTGGCGGCCGATCCGCATGTAGAGGTAGCCGAGGAAGGCGAGCGTCTCGCCCTCGCCGTGCCGGTCGCCGATCTCGCGGCGGATCCGCAGCGCCTGCTCGGTGGCGGCCTGGGACTCGCGGATCCGGCCCCATCCGTAGTAGATGCGGGCCATGTTGTCGAGGGTCTCGGCCTCGCCGCGCAGGTCCTTGATCTCCTTGCGTATCTCCAGCGCGTCGGCGGCGCACTCGTAGGCCCGGTCGTACTCGCTGAGGCCCTGGTAGCCGCGCGCGAGGGTGTCCAGCGTGGTCGCCTCGGCGTGCCGGTCGCTGATCTCGCGGCGCATGGCGAGCGCCTGCTTGCCGAGGTCTAGGGCCATCCGGTAGTCGCTGAGCTGCAGGTGCGTCCGGGCCATGTTGTCCAGGACGGCCGCCTCCCCGTACCGGTCCTGCAACTGGACGCTCAGCTGCAGCGCGGGCGCCGCCTCGAGCAGCGCCTCCTGGGTCTGGCCCAGTTCCCGGTAGATGACGGAGATGTGGTGGTGCATGAAGAAGCGGGCGAGCGGGTCCGCGCCCCGCTGCGCCGCCTCCAGCCCGGACCGGTGGACCTCCAGGTTCTCGTGGCAGTACCGGCGCAGCTCGAAGAAGTCGTAGACGGCGTCGGCGAGCTCCCAGGTGAGCTGGTCCCAGTGCAGGCGCGCGACCTGCCGGGTCAGCTCGGTGAGGTTCTGCTGCTCGGCGGCGAACCATTCGAGGTGGCGGGCCCGCTCGGCGGGGTCGGGGTCCACCGGCGGCGCGGTCAGCTCCTGGCGGATCGTCCGGCGGTACCGGTCGAGGAACCGCCCGGCCTGCTGCGCCGTGGTGAGGTACCACATCGCGAACCGCCGGATGGCGGCGGTGCGGACGACGGTCGCGTCCTCCTGGAGCGCCCGCCCCCGCGCGTACTCGCGGAGCAGTTCGTGCAGATGGTGGCGCCCGCCGCCGATCGCCTGGACGAGCCCGGCCGTCTCCAGTTCGTCGAGCAGCCGCCGGGCCGCCTCCGGGGTCGTGCCGAGCAGCGCGCCCACGGCCCCGGCCGCGACGTTCGGCCCCTCGACGAGCCCGAGCAGGCGGAACGCCCGGCGCCGGTCCGGGGCGAGGCCCCGGTAGGACAGGTCGAACGCGGCCCCGACGGCCTCGTCCGGGTCCTCGCCGGCCGCGAGCTTGGCGAGCCGGTCGCCCTCCGCGAGCGCGTCGACGGTGTCGGCCACCGACTGGTGCGGGCGGGTGGCGAGGTTCGCGGCGGCGACCCGCAGCGCCAGCGGGAGCCGCGCGCACATCCGCACCAGCTCGGCGGTGGCGCCGGGCTCGCGCCGGGTCCGCTCCCGGCCGGCGACCTCGCCGACGAGGTCGCGCGCCTCCGCCGGGGACAGCAGGTCGAGCGCGGTCGCCCGGGCGCCGCAGCGCGCGACCAGCGCGGTGAGCCGCCGCCGGGCCGTGACGACCACCACGCAGGACGACGTGCCCGGCAGCAGCGGGTACACCTGCTGCGCGGACGCGGCGTCGTCCAGCACGATCAGCGCCCGCTTCCCGGCGAGCCGGGACCGGTAGAGGGCGGCGAGCTCGTCCTCCTCGACCGGCAGCCGGCTGGACGGGACGCGCAGCGTGCGCAGCGCCTGGCCGAGCGCCTCGCGCGGGGAGACCGGGCCACGCCGCGCGTAGCCGCGCAGGTCGATGAAGAGCTGCCCGTCGGGGAACCGCTCCGACACCAGGTGCGCCCAGTGCACGGCCAGGGCGGTCTTCCCGATGCCGGGCATGCCGGTCAGCGCGATGATGACGGGGGACTGCCCCGGGGGTTCGATGAGGGCGTCGAGCCGGTCGAGGACGTCCCGGCGCCCGGTGAACCCGGGCACGTCCAGCGGGAGCTGCCGGGGCGGGCCCTCCGTTTCGGGGGCCGGAGCCAGGTGGACGTGCTTGTCGCCGGATACCAGGTCGCCCTCGGCGTTCGCCTCGCCGAACAAGGTCGTCATGCCGGCCCTCCGCGGTTAGATCGACCTGGTTTTCACCGTAACGTGCGAATCGTCCGGAAAATATGGACAAATACACAAGTGGCCATTATGGGAAGGGCGGCGCCGGAAGTACGGTGCCGTTGTGGATCAACGTGAGGGTGCGCGCCTGAGGAATTGGGCGGGGAACGTCGGCTACGGGGCCGCGCGGGTGCACCGGCCGGAGTCCGTGGACGCCCTGCGCCGCATCGTGGCCGACGCGCGGCAGGTGCGGGCGCTCGGCAGCGGGCACTCGTTCAGCCTGGTCGCCGACACCACCGGGGACCTCGTCCGGCTCGACGGGCTGCCGCCGCTGGTGGAGGTCGACACGGCGCGGTCGACCGTGACCGTCGCGGCCGGGATGCGGTACGCGGACGTCGCGGCGGATCTGCACCGCAAGGGGTTCGCCCTGCCCAACATGGCGTCGCTGCCGCACATCTCGGTCGCCGGGTCGTGCGCGACCGGCACGCACGGGTCGGGGGACGGCCTGCGCTGCCTGTCCGCGTCGGTGACCGCGCTCGAACTCGTCGGTCCGGACGGCGACCTGCGCGAGCTGCGGCGGGACGCCGACGCCGCCTTCCCCGGCGCGGTCGTCGCGCTCGGCGCGCTGGGCGTCGTCACGCGGCTGACGCTGGAGGTCGAGCCCGCGTTCGAGGTCGCGCAGAACGTCCGGCTCGGCGTCCCGCTCGACGACCTGGCCGCCCGGTTCGACGAGGTGTTCGGCGCCGCCTACAGCGTCAGCGCGTTCACCGGGTGGCGCGGCGGTGAGGCCGCCGTGTGGCTCAAATGCCGCGCGGGCGCGCCGGGGCCGGTGTGGAGCGGCGGGCGCGCGGCGGGCGCGGCGGTGCATCCGGTGCCGGGCATGGACCCGGCGGCCTGCACCGTCC
It encodes:
- a CDS encoding FAD-binding protein gives rise to the protein MDQREGARLRNWAGNVGYGAARVHRPESVDALRRIVADARQVRALGSGHSFSLVADTTGDLVRLDGLPPLVEVDTARSTVTVAAGMRYADVAADLHRKGFALPNMASLPHISVAGSCATGTHGSGDGLRCLSASVTALELVGPDGDLRELRRDADAAFPGAVVALGALGVVTRLTLEVEPAFEVAQNVRLGVPLDDLAARFDEVFGAAYSVSAFTGWRGGEAAVWLKCRAGAPGPVWSGGRAAGAAVHPVPGMDPAACTVQLGEPGPWHERLPHFRPELTPSAGRELQSEWFLPREAAGAAIAEVRELADVLAPVLHISEIRTVRGDDLWLSPAYGRDSVTLHFTWHDDPAGVLPAVAALQERLVPLGARPHWGKLSTTPGGRVAARYERAADFAALAGELDPGGKFRNAFVDALVPRG
- a CDS encoding tetratricopeptide repeat protein, with amino-acid sequence MTTLFGEANAEGDLVSGDKHVHLAPAPETEGPPRQLPLDVPGFTGRRDVLDRLDALIEPPGQSPVIIALTGMPGIGKTALAVHWAHLVSERFPDGQLFIDLRGYARRGPVSPREALGQALRTLRVPSSRLPVEEDELAALYRSRLAGKRALIVLDDAASAQQVYPLLPGTSSCVVVVTARRRLTALVARCGARATALDLLSPAEARDLVGEVAGRERTRREPGATAELVRMCARLPLALRVAAANLATRPHQSVADTVDALAEGDRLAKLAAGEDPDEAVGAAFDLSYRGLAPDRRRAFRLLGLVEGPNVAAGAVGALLGTTPEAARRLLDELETAGLVQAIGGGRHHLHELLREYARGRALQEDATVVRTAAIRRFAMWYLTTAQQAGRFLDRYRRTIRQELTAPPVDPDPAERARHLEWFAAEQQNLTELTRQVARLHWDQLTWELADAVYDFFELRRYCHENLEVHRSGLEAAQRGADPLARFFMHHHISVIYRELGQTQEALLEAAPALQLSVQLQDRYGEAAVLDNMARTHLQLSDYRMALDLGKQALAMRREISDRHAEATTLDTLARGYQGLSEYDRAYECAADALEIRKEIKDLRGEAETLDNMARIYYGWGRIRESQAATEQALRIRREIGDRHGEGETLAFLGYLYMRIGRHLQARAHAEEALKIRRTITDRQGEGQALVYLSTIRRRLGWHEKAVEAGLEALDVLQELRDRHGEAEALDSLSRCYRRMGMYTEAREDANRSLAIRREIGDRHGEANTLNALGLIELNAGRLGQARNAAKRSLRLCHTIDDKRGIAGSLDLLSKVYLRMGIAGKALRTAEKCLSLENDLGHSYGKVVTLRNVGEILLRLDRPEDALVRVRLARDLAAQIGVQHEEIKALRLLAQIHQATGDPSAAATKAEADALDRRLSHLLGDP